CTTCATTGTTGTTCTTTGGAATCATATCTGTCATATTAATGGTTTTAAACaaattgcattgtttactgttttattgtCTTTTTTTTAGTTTGCCAACTTAGACGAGCTCATTTGGATTTGTGGGACAttattctaaacaaataaatacatattgttGCATGTTTCCCCTCTTCATTACAATACCCATGCCACATGGTTTCTGCCTACATCAGTCCCATTAGCCTTAGCATAGCCATTTTAATGGTCAAAGGGGGGTCCTCCTTCCATCTTTTTTCAGTGGGAAACACAATAACATCCAACGTACATGTTTGTTGTCCTACAATTACTTTTTTCAGTCAATCAAACCACATTGTTCATGTGTTACCTGTAATTATTGGTCACTGatagagagccagaatggtgagTATTATATGTGGAACATGCAGATGAAACCAAAATTCAAGCAGTTGACATTATGAAATGTAGTGGATAACCTTGGACaagtcataggccttttatgcagggacgtttccccacgatcccccctgccgactgctctggggtttccttttgattatgcatgcctttcccgaccgtcactCTCCTTGCGCGGTTTGCCTGTGTTTcttagatgctgttttagccagaatctggaaaatgcaagcaaaatgcaggggaagaatgaggcaacctctgacagtcgggaaaggcatgcataatcaaaaggaagccttgaagcttCCCTGGCGGGTGTGACCATAGAGAAACAtccttgcataaaagaccctaaTCTTTCCATTTAGTGTAACTTCCTTGTCAGCAGCACACATAAAAATGGGAAGATGAGGTTGGCACTAATATGCCACCAAACTCTTTGGAGAAATGGGGTAATTTAGTAAAATACTTAAACAAATTAATTCATAATTGGAATTCTAGTGAGGTattttgttgcagcaaaaacaaagaaaaataccTTTACTTATGTAGAAGCATTTGTAGGCTAGAATCCACTTTGTCAGGAACATGAAGTGCCACttgactctctctttctctttgttgttgttgttgttaaaataagaatgtgATGgccaatttatattaaaaaaaccctcaaaaattTCCAAGTAAGATGCATACAACTcatctttgaattttttttagatTAATAGAAAACATTTTGCCTTTCTTTCAAAATTCTCAGGGGTTTTTTTACCCAAGCAAACTTGCTTCCTAGCTTTCTTAAGGTGGTATCTTAAGGATGTGTGAAAAAACTGTAATTATAAGGAAAAATCTTAAGGCATATCAAGAACAGAGGGACTTTTTTACGGAAAGCCCagtaaaaacagaaaacatgtaAAAGGTGTGAGGACATGTCTAAATGAACTGTCAGTAGTCACCATCAGTTTATTGAAAGAACAGTTAATAATCATCAGCAGCTTATTGAAAGAAAGGGTAACATAGATCAGTTACTTAATAGAtttcaataattttaaataaaacaaattgaaCCAATTTTGTTGTCTTGTGTCATAATTTGGGAAGGGTGCTGGGGCAAATGGCTTTAGCATTTTTTGGTGTCATGTGAAACACCCAGAGGAGGTGGTCATGGCATCAGAATTGAGGGAGGAGAgacaaagacaaaacaaaatagAAGTTTGATGGCACCACCACTGAACTGTACAAATGCCTACTCCATCACAGATGCTCTAGAATCTAAAGGTTGTGGGGATCAACCCGCAAATCCAATGTTTCTTTTTGAATTTTCCTTGGAAGTTGCTTGGTTATTTGTTCATCATTCCTTTTCTTTCACTTAAACCACACATTTTGGACAAGTCTTGGATAAGCCTTCACTGTAGTAGGATCACTGATAACAGGCAGTGGCTAATCCCAGTGGGCACATAATAAATAATTTCCCATACTGAAAATCTGTGCCACCTGGCCAAATGGTATGGGGAGTTTGTCATATTCCTTGGAAGTACAggaatttctaaaaaaaaaaaaaaaaggtcttctctcttgactagggttgccaacatccaggtggcacctggagatctcctgctattaatttCCAGATGGTTAAgtttagttcccctggaaaaaatggctgctttggaggctgaactctatggcattatactctgctgaggttgcttctctCACAAATCCCACCCTAACCAggatccactcccaaaatcttgaatgaatgaatgaatgaatgaatttatttgcaGTAAAAACCCAATATATACATATTATATGTAATAACCAACACACAGCAtaatatcatctcccaaaatcttatgttcttatggaggtaCCCGGGTTGTTTCTTTGCTGCTCCACTGATTGAACTATTAAATACACACTATCTAAAGGTACTGGTCAAGTAATGTTAATACTGTGACTTCTGTATGAGCCAGGCCATTCATGCAACAAAATCATATCATATCTCTATCTAGATTGTAACCATTTAAACTGCAGGTGATGGACTGTGTATTCCAATGGAAAAAATATGAAAAAGCCACATATACCAAACAACAAAAGATCTTGCTTTAGTTTGGAACATTACACAACATGCTAAATTTTCcatgagttccccctcactggcagtctttaagcagaggctggacgaacacttgtcagggatgctctagactgatcctgcattgagcagggggttggactagatgacatgAATGGcctctttcaactctatgatcaGTTATCAAGATATATTAGTTTATAGCCATCATTTACACAGATagctttaaaaatgttatattACACATGGTAGAAACAGAGGAGGAAAGGaggcatggtatagtctgatttcatcagatgtcgaaagctaagcagggttggtacttggaggggagaccaccaaaaagggtgctgcagagaaaggcaatggcaaaccatctctacttctcacttgaCCTGAAAGCCacttactggggttgccataagtcggctgtgacttgatgatacACTCAGAAACAGTAGAAATTACATATCAGTCTGAATACATCAATAGTCATAATGATATCCATGGGTTATTCATATTAGCATTAATTGGGTTCTCTTCATTGGAAAGTACATCAGATTATAAAGTGAAATCCAAAAAGATTCTTTGACATTTTCTGCATAGCTGCTTGGATTTCTTTGTTtctcagactataaataacaggaTTCAAGAGCGGTGGCAAAATGGTATACAATACAGCAGCCAGAGGGTCCACTAGTGGTGAAGATAAAGATTTTGGTCTCAAGTAAGAAAATACACCAGTAGACAGAAACAAGCAGAACACAGCCAAATGTGGAATGCAAGTGGAAAAGGCTTTGGCCCTGGCCTGGGCTGATTGCATTTTAAACACTGCTGAGAAGATGAGCCCGTAAGAAGCTAAGATATAAAAAAAGCAAAATGAGCAAACAACCACTGTTTCAATGAGAAGAACCATGACACTGGCTGTTGCGTCAGTGCAAGATATCATTAGTAACTGGGGGATATCACAGAAATATTGTTTAACCTTAGAGGTGCAAAAATGCAACCTGAATGTGTTTGCAGTGTGCATAGCAGCATTGATTAGGCTGCTAATCCAAGAAGCTGCTGCCATTTGGATGCAGGCATTCCAGTTCATGACCGCTGCGTACTGTAGAGGATGACAAATTGCTACATAGCGATCGTAAGCCATGACAGTAAGAAAAGTCAACTCAGCACCAGCACATGTGACAACTAAAAACAATTGGATGCTGCATCCAGAGAAAGAAATCAGTTTGCTGTTTGTCATGGAAATTTCCATGGATTTGGGGACAGTGGCAGAGATATAGCACGCATCTGATAAGGAGAGGTTGGctaggaagaaatacatgggacTATGAAGGGATTCGTTCTGGACTACAGTCAGGATCAGAAGGAAGTTTCCCACCAAGGCTGCCAAATAAATGGACAGAAACATCACAAAATGTAAAATCTGCAGCTCTAGGACATTAGTATATCCCAAAAGAAAGAATTCTTTCACAGTTGTTTGATTTCCCATTTCTTCATTGAAACGAACCTGtgtagaaagaaaaggaaatgtgtcattgagaaataaaagaaaaccatCTACTGTTGGTAGGGACATGATGGTTGGGCTTTGAAGTAACAGTCAGGATGCAGATCACATATGAAGTCTCCAGAAACAATTTTTCACTTTCACATCTGaagcatgtcccccccccccaatctggacCATTAAACCCAGAGATTAAAATGACCAAATGGCATCACCATTGGCTATTACAGGATTTCGACCAAAAAAATACTTTTGAGTCTGTTCCTCAAAATTAGGCATGGGTATTTCCTTGAAATTATGCATAGTTATGCACAAATATCTCTCTGTTTAATAATGAGGTTTCAAAATGAGGAAAATATGTCATTTTTACTGAGGAGATTTAAAACCAACTACGGATCTCATTCCAATTTTTAATGCATAatggttctgccccccccccccacacacacacacatggtggggCAGAATTATTACAGTTGATCAATATTCTCAACTTTGCCACATTGCTGTAGGATGTCCCTCAGAAAACGGACCAAATGCACATAAGAAGCACCTTATTGGGCCATATCAACGCTGTCAAGTATCATGCTCCCAGCACAAACCTGATAGGTGCTCAGAAACAGAGCAGGAAAGATTCTCTTTCCCTGTTATTTGAACTTCTGGTATATTGTAGTTACCTATTATGGTCAACAGCAATTGATTATGTCTAATCTGTTCATGAAGAAATCTACTACCACCAAATTTAATGGTTGGGAATTCCATTGCTCGCCGGCAGTGCCATCACCTCAGTTTCAGTGCTCAAAAGCTGAGGGGGTGGTTGGGAAGGGTGGCTCAGGTGACGGCACTGGAGGCAGGCAGCTGGGTGAGAAGAAGCCTCCTTGACCACCTGGTGACACACTAGCAAAGTGACTGCAATCCCCATGCATCCTCTCAGATTCCTTTTTAAAACCAACTGCAGGCAACTGCGCAACTTTGCACAAGGGAACAGAGAAAGGCCAGAAGCTTTTCTTTCCAGTGTTCCCAAATAACTACAAATCATATattgcaggggtttttttttaaaaaaaataaagtgctACTGTGAACAAACAACAACACTATTTGCAACATTTTGTTCTGGGGTCCCACTTATCTAGTCTAGTACCCTCTTCCAAGTAGAGACCAGACAGGGGTCCATGAAAGATTCTCCTTATTAGTTGGCCCTAGCCTCTAGTAATCCAATGTATACTGTGCACTTAGCTTACATGGCTAATAACTGCCAACAAAACTTTTCTCCACAAATCTAGAAAGGACAATTAAGAAATAATAGTCTAATGGCCACAACTACACTTCTGGGGTGTAAATTCCATGAAATATGTTTGACGCTATAATGTTTGGTCTGAATCTGACATGGGTCTATTTCATTGTGTGAAACGAATTCAAGGTATTTAGCTGTTCTTGCAAGTCAAATTGCTAAGTCTGGtttattactgttgttgttgtcatgatgatgatgatgatgatgatgattagccACCTTTTCCTGGCTGAGGCCAAGCTCAGAGGGGCTAACATCATACTCAAAACCATTTAGGTaccttttttcttccattttcagaTAAAGTGTGTATTAACACACAACTGGATCCCAATTTTCAGTAACCGTTATTTAAAGGACTTCAGATATCTGGTTCATCACTTGGAAGCTTTCTGATTCAACAGTTGCTCTGTGTCGATTGTTATTTTGTTCCTTCTTACTGTCCTTCCACTTATCCATCACCAAAGCTTTGCTATGCCATGCTAAATAACACATTCAACCACCAGGAGTTATACTTCAGAAGAAAAACATTGTATGCTTACTCACGTCTTTCCCTCTGTCCTGGTGAGCTGTTCCTGGCCGGAAGAAGAAATGGAGACGTGGAGGAGATTCACTTATTTTTGTTCTTATTAATAGATTAACATCTCCTCCCCCAAAGTCTTTGTGACTTAACAGCAGAAACTAATGCTAATTACAAAACTTTTCCTTCACACCCCTCGCAGAAGTTTAATGAAACTATGGAAGAAATAATTAGGACAACTGCCATTGTTGCCTAGTGAAGGATTGCTGCATTCTTGgctttggatccagccaactatTTCATTGGGGAAATATTGGGTTCTTCAGGAAGAGATGCTATTCCTTTAATCCTACTTTGACACTCTAGCTGTTTCACCTACACCTTATTacattattactagggttgccaatctctatgtactagctggagatcgtctgccattacaactgatctccagccgatagagatcagttcacctggagaaaatggcctctttggctattggactctatggcattgaagtccctctcctccccaaaccctgccctcctcaggctctgccccaaaaaaccccgctgtggtaaagagggatctggcaaccctaattattacattgacttcaataaacttagaagagtgtaaccaTGCTTATCACTGCCATGATAATGAGCTATCCCATGCCCTGAATCCCATCACATCTTCCAGAGGAAAAAAATACATCTCTACAAACCCTAGCTGCTAAACATAAACGATGCCAAACCATACCAAAAAACAATCAAATTTTAACAGGACATCAGTTTATTTCTAGTATGCTTCAGATCAGACAAGAACGTTGCTAGTACTTTTGTAGGGCTCTTCCACCATTTCTGTCTTTAGGTGAAGAGCTATATGTTTGAATTTCCctatgctttttatttttttaaaggtccttGCCATATATTGAACAGTATGTCAAGATGAAGGCAAAGCTGGGGCTGCTTCCTTGATATATCCCCCCCGGGGGAGGAGGACTATTATCTGGAGAACCAACCACTGAAATGACACATCCCAGCATTAGAAGGATTTTAACTCCGTGTTCTAACATTTCTGCTCTCAGAACTCGAGACAGTCTAAAGGAGAACAATTAGGCTTTGCTATTCATTGGAGCTCAGAACTCACGGCATCAATACGTTCCACTGCATCAGACAACATCGGCTCATGCTCTAATAAGTTTGCTGATCCTGATGGTGTCACACAAGTCTTTTCTTTGGTTATCGCTGCCAAGGGCTAACACTGTAGCATCTGCTCTTGGGACAAAATGAGTGCCAGATAGAGAGtcttcccccatctctctcagagagccccgtggcgcagagtgttaagctgcagtactgcagtcaaaagctctgctcacgacctgagttcgatcccgatggaagttggtctcagttagccggctcaaggttgactcagccaaaGGTTGGTTGACTTCCaaagttggtcaaatgagtacccagcttgctgggggtaaagggggtaaagatgactggggaaggcactggcaaaccaccccgcaaacaaagtctgccttggaaatgtcaggatgtgacgtcaccccatgggtcaggaatgacccggtgcttgcacaggggacctttacctttacctttagtttatccaacctcctccttattatcttcattggactctatagataATTGGGATGCAACATGATAGAAATGGCTTACTGTATCTCCCCATGACTCCCTTTTGGAGCTTGCAAAGTCGCAGGGGCTGGACAGTGGGAATTCGCAACCCCATGTGTTGGACCTTGTTACTGTTTCCCTGTTCAATAAAGTCTAGAGTGTTCAAAAGCCGTGTCCCTGTCTGGTGTTGGCCGGTTGAGGCAATCCCTGCCCCTTctgctccaccccctcatccccaactcctcctcctccccactctgGATTCCCACTGAGACTTCCCAGAAAGATTTCCTCTTCACACGTCTGAGGGGCTGGGGTTAGGTTTATGGGAGGCTCATGCTAGGATGCATTTTGTTAGTCTCCATGGTGCCATTGGACTCCTCTTGGATTCAGCTAGAACTGACCGATGTGGCCACCCCTCCACAATCACCACCCCCTTCCCACTCACACACTCTGCTAGCATTTATGTGAAATTACATGATGATTGGGCAAGGAGGATGTTCCAAGGGGGACTTGTGTGTccttgtaagggggggggggggtctatgaCAACAGAGGTCTGCCGTGTTCCAGTAGAATAACTGAAACTGTCTAGGTTAGGTCAGCAAACTCAAACTTTAAAGCTTAAAATGTTTATTaatattaaagttttaaaaagagattaaaataaaAGATACTTAGTCAATAGGCAAGTGGCAATATAAAACAAGAAATCTAGCTGGCTACATAATAGTTACTAAGATGTTACATGATAAGCTGGATCTTAAAAGCTAAAAAAAGACTTTGTTACAAGCGACATGTTGAAATCAAAGTGTTGAGGAAGCAGATATCTACTGTAAAGCATAGCCAAACTTATGGAAAAATTAGCCCAGGTCAGATGACTCTCAATTCCCAATCAAGGTGGACTATTGGGAGAAGTCTATGGATGGTGTAAACCAGTCTAAGCTAGAATTATGTGTTCAGAGGAAAAGAGTGCTGGTTCAACTAACTAGGATGGTATGAGCTAGTGACTGTGATAACTCAGCCAGTTGGCATAACAAGCTACAGGTGTTGTTtgtgaatgaatgattttattattacggcaatagccagataagctgcaaacCTTGTCAGAGGTGTTGTTTGTGAGAACACAATGAGCTAGGCCTGTGGAAAATTACTGAGTGCTGAATCTtagacacacaaaatggagagCAGTAAGGTAACAAAGAACAAAATGGATCTTCTGTCTTGACAGTGTCCCTGGGATGAAAGGAGGCTGGTGGCAGCAATGGTCCCTTGTGTAAGGTGCAGACAAGTATTGAAATAACATGTCAGCCAAAATGTACTCCTGGCCAACTCATCAACTGGGCTATCCCGTTCCCCTTTTGAAGTTTTCAGCCCAGCCTCTTTCCATGTGGGGATCAAACCAGGGGCCTTGGCCATGCTGATCCAGTGCCTTTCCATGCCTACCTTACAATGTTCCATGCCTGATCCCATATGGCTGGTGGTGACATTAGAGCTTCAATGGAATGCCTAATACCCAATGGCATTCCTCCTTTGCAGGTGCCTGGTTGGGCCAGTGATTAGGGCACTTGTCTAGGGGGTGGTGGCTGTGGGTTCAAGCCCTTATATTTTGCTAGCAACTACACCGTGACTTGAACACTTGTCTGTGCACTTCACAGGGAGGGGCATGTCACTGAGGAACTGTGGTCCCATTGGTGGCCTGCATCTGTTTGGGCAGCTCGGAGGAATTTCATTGGCCACTGCTCCATGAtattcctagggttgctagggtCTCTGACATGTTCACTATGGCTCTCTGCCTGGAGAAGgggaccatgttttttttttctcctcaccCCACTGAATGTCCATAGGGAATCAACCATGGATATTGCTATTATGCTGACAGTCATCCACTACTGCTGTGCCAGCCCTCAAGATTGGACTGCCCAAAACATAAAATAGTTTGAAAAGAAATATTATTCAAATACACACAATCTAAAAGTATGGATTAGTGCAAGGGATGAACTGTGTTTTCAAAAGGAGTCCTATACATCAAACACCACATCTACTTTAGTTCAGAACAATATTACCCTGCATGCTAATGTACAGGAGATCTATCACCAGTCATATAGATATATCAATTTATAGCCATCATTTACATATTATACATGGTAGAAATAACCTAGCAATTATACATgtataatataattatacagtTATACATGGTAGAAATAACCTAGCAATGAGGATACATCTGTAGCCATAATAGTACAACTCAGCTATTCACATTAATATCAGTTAGGCTTACTTCATTGGGAAGTTTATCAAATCATCAAGCCAGCTCTGACAAGCTTCTTGGACATTTTCTGCATGGCCACTTGGATGTCTTTGTTtctcagactataaataatgggATTCAGGAGTGGTGGCAAAATGGTGCACAATACAGCAGCCATCAGGTCCATTGATACAGAAGACATCGATTTTGGTCTCATGTAAGCAAACATAGCAGTAGAGAGAAACAAGCAGAACACAGTCAAGTGGGGAATGCAGGTGGAAAAAAACCACTTATTGCCTTTCTTTTGGCCTCTGGGTAGCGTGCCGCCACCTTGGGGTAAAATGTGCCCCCCTGTCTGTCTTAgtgttacctagggttgccagcatccaggtagtagcttgacatctcctgctattacaattgatctccagccgatagagatcagttcacctggagaaaatgtccgctttggcattttgactttatggcattgaagtccctcccctctccaaaccccaccgtcctcaggctccacccccaaaatctccaagtatttctcaacctggagttagcaaccgtacttatggggttttcaagagactaagagaggtggttagccagtgctttcctctgtgtagcaaccctggtattccttgatgatctcccatacaaatactaaccagggctgaccctgcttagctttcacgatttgacaagatcaagctataccatgctgccttcctttccaGCCTCTGTTCTAGACTCCTATAAAGTCACAACATGTGGGAATCAGAGTACAGTACATTTGTCAGCCTTGGTTGGTCACATATTCTGCAACTCAAGATTACATTAATGGTTGTCGAATTTTCTTGTCCATTGCCCTTAtgacaaacagaaaaaaggaacttCTGTTCTTCACTTTGTTTCTTCCCAAGTCCAATGTACCCAAATGACTACATAATGAGGTTACTGTCATAGGATGCAAAAAGGTCCATGAAAACTGCAACCGGAATAAAATTGTTATTACTCTTTTGTATGTCATGCTTAATTTTGCTTTAGTTAACATGGCTATTCCCctggattaaaaaacaa
This genomic window from Euleptes europaea isolate rEulEur1 chromosome 18, rEulEur1.hap1, whole genome shotgun sequence contains:
- the LOC130490703 gene encoding olfactory receptor 14I1-like, with product MLSDAVERIDAVRFNEEMGNQTTVKEFFLLGYTNVLELQILHFVMFLSIYLAALVGNFLLILTVVQNESLHSPMYFFLANLSLSDACYISATVPKSMEISMTNSKLISFSGCSIQLFLVVTCAGAELTFLTVMAYDRYVAICHPLQYAAVMNWNACIQMAAASWISSLINAAMHTANTFRLHFCTSKVKQYFCDIPQLLMISCTDATASVMVLLIETVVVCSFCFFYILASYGLIFSAVFKMQSAQARAKAFSTCIPHLAVFCLFLSTGVFSYLRPKSLSSPLVDPLAAVLYTILPPLLNPVIYSLRNKEIQAAMQKMSKNLFGFHFII